The Neorhizobium sp. NCHU2750 genome contains the following window.
CCGCCTATGACGTCACCCTTCACGTGACCAGCACCGCATCCAACGTGCTGGATGACGATGGCCTTGTCGATCAGGACGTACCGGTAGCCGGCCGCGTTCAGGTGACCGGCTCCTACACGATCAAGCGGATCAGCGATGACAAGGTGCTGAAGAGTAGTGAGCATTCCAGCGTTGCCCTGATTGACGTATCCCGCCAGAGCTACGCCAAGCTTCGTGCCATCCGCGATGGCGAAAACCGCGCCTCGCGTGAGCTGGCCGAATTCATTCGCGCCGACATTGCGATCGTACTGGCCAAGGAGCCGCCGCTCCAGCAACCTGCATGGCAGAAATAAAGTCCCACGAGTTCGAGCGCTTCCTCGACAAGGGAGCAGAACTTTATCGCTTCTATGTCGTCTACGGGCCGGATCGCGGCCTGGTGTCGGAGCGCGCCGGTCTTCTGGCGAAGCGCAGCGGCGTGTCGCTTGATGACCCGTTTGCGCTGCTGAAGCTGGACGTCGCGGACCTGCAGGGATCGCCGGGCAGACTTCTAGACGAGGTCAACGCACTTGGCCTTTTCGGCGGGGACAAGCTGATCTGGCTGCGTGGCGTCAACAACGAGAAACCCGTTCTCGATGCGGTTCAGGCAATCCTGGAGCAAGGCACGCCCGCCAACACGCTTTTGATCGAAGCCGGCGACCTGAAGAAGGGAAGCGGCTTGCGCAAGATCGTCGAGCCCTCGCGATCCGTCGCCGTCATTCCCTGCTATGCCGACGACGTGCGGGCGCTCAATGCTCTTATCGATACCGAACTGGCGCTGGAATCGCTGACCATCACCAATGATGCGAGAAAGCAGCTGATCGATCAGCTAGGCGGCGACCGCGTCGCCTCGCGCAACGAGATCCGCAAGCTGGCCCTCTATTGCCGTGGCATGGGCAGGATCGAGGAGCACCACGTCGACGAGATCATCGGTGATGCGAGCAACATCTCCGCCGATGATGCCGTGGATGCGATCCTGACAGGCGACCTGCCCGCCTTCAACCGGGCCTTCCAGAAGATCCTCACATCCAAGACGCCGCTCTTCCTCATCCTGCAATCCTGCCTGAAGCAGTTCCAGCTTCTGGACCTGATGAAGATCGAGATGGAGGAAAAGCGCACGCCGGCGGGCCAGGTCATGCTGACGCTCGGCCGCCATATCCACTTCAAAAGAAAGCCCGTCTTGGAACGGGCGCTCGCCGCCTGGCGCCCGGACGTGGTGACACGTGAAGCCGAACGAATTCAATCCGCCGTTCTGATGTCGCGCCAGAGGCAAAGCCTGGAACCAAGCATCGTCTTCCATGCGCTGCTTGCGGCAGCAGTTCAGGCTTCACGCCGATAACTGTAGCTGCACGACACCCGCCGGACCTGCAGAAATAATCGCTCTTTCGGAATCGGGGCGAAGCCCCGTCTCAGCGCCGTTCCAGCAACCGGCAGATTTCTTCAAGCTGATCGAGGCTCTTGTAGGAAATCCTGATCTGGCCGGGACCGCCCTTGTGGCTGATCTTGACCTCAAGCCCAAGCGAATCCGTCAGCGTGCGCTCCAAAGCCAGCGTGTCGGAATCCTTTTCAGACTTGGCAACGGTCTGCGGCTCGGACTGCGACCGGATATCGTTCTGTGCCAGACGTTCCGCGTCGCGAACCGACATCCCCTTGGCCACCACCGCTTTCGCAAGCGCAGTCGGATCGGAGGTCGGAATGAGGGCGCGGGCATGACCGGCAGACAGTGTTCCCGACGACAGCATGTCGCGAACCGGGGAGGGGAGTTTCAACAGGCGCAGGCTGTTGGCGACATGGCTGCGGCTCTTGCCGATAATGTCGCCGAGATCGTTCTGTGTATAGCCGTGCTCGGCGATCAGCTGCTCGTAACCCAATGCCTCTTCCAGCGGATTGAGATCCGAACGCTGGACGTTTTCCACGATGGCGATTTCGAGCGCCGTCCGGTCGTCAACATTGCGGACGATAACCGGAACTTCCACCAATCCCGCCAGCTGCGCCGCGCGCCAGCGCCGTTCACCCGCAATGATCTCGTATTGATTATCGGCCAGCAGCCGCGTCACGACCGGCTGCACGATACCATGCTGGCGAATCGAGCTTGCCAGATCCTGCAGCTCGTTCTCGTCGAAATGTCGGCGCGGGTTCCGCGGATTACGGGTAATGTTCTCGATAGGAACGAGGCGATCGGCGCTTACATTCGTGGACGCGCTACCGCTTGCCGGCATCGGCTGGTCCATTTCGCCAATCAGTGCCGCCAGTCCGCGCCCGAGGCGCCGCTTGGAAATATCATCACTCATACGCTTCTACCCGTTTGCGCACTGCTAGGCAGCGACTTTCCGCTGTCGTTCCCGCTGGATAACTTCCGACGCGAGTTGGAGATAGGCTTGGCTGCCGGCACATTTCAGATCATAAAGGATAGCCGGCTTACCATATGATGGCGCCTCCGACACGCGCACATTGCGCGGGATCAGCGTTTGATAGACCTTCTCTCCGAGATAGGTCCTGACATCACTGACCACCTGCTGTGCAAGGTTGTTGCGCGCGTCGAACATCGTCAGGACGATACCCTGGATATCCAGTTGTGGATTGACCGTACGGCGCACCTGATCGACCGTTTCGAGCAGCTGGCTCAAGCCTTCGAGCGCAAAGAATTCGCACTGCAACGGCACCAGCACGGAATCGGCAGCCGCCATCGCATTCATCGTCAACAGGTTAAACGAGGGTGGGCAATCAAGCAGGATATAGCTGAAATCCCCAGCACCATCAGTTACAAGCGCCTTTTTCAGTCGATAGGCCCTGTCCTGAGATTGCGAGATCTCCATCTCGAATCCCAACAAATCCATGGTCGATGGCACGATCGAAAGATTAGGAACCGCCGTCTCGACCGCCGCCTCCCTCACAGAGGCCGCATCGACAAGAATGTCGTAGGAGGAGATCTTGCGGTCACGTCGATCGATACCGAGACCAGTACTCGCATTACCCTGCGGATCGAGATCAACGATCAGCACCCGCTCGCCAATAGCGGCCAGCGCCGTCGCGAGATTGATGGCGGTCGTCGTCTTGCCAACGCCACCCTTCTGATTTGCTATTGTAATGATCCGACGTTTGCCAAGCATATTGCACCCGATCCTACGGCATTCTCCTTCGGAGATTTCCGATCTCAAGAATAACCGAATCCGCCTGAATTGAACTCTGGTGTTTTACCAAATCGAAATCCCAACCGCTATGCGCTTTCGACAATTCCTTCTGGTAATCCCGGCCTTTGTGAAAGAAAGCGGTTGACGACCGGCCAATCATCCAGGGCGACGCATAACCCAAAAGCTTATCGAGATCAGCAAGCGCCCGCGCAGAAACGTAGTCGCATTCAGGAATAACGGCTGGCGCATCCTCGGCTCTGATCGAATGAATCGACCCCCGCGCACCCGTGGAGGAGAGAGCGACGCGAAGAAAAGACGCCTTTTTCTGATTGCTCTCAACCAGATGCACCCAGCCATCTCCGAGTTCCGCCATCATGATCGCGGTGATCACTCCGGGAAAACCACCGCCGGAACCGAGATCCACCCAGGTGGCAGCTTGGGGCGCCAGATTGAAGATCTGCGCACTATCCCAGATATGCCTGCTCCAGACATCCTCCTTCGTAGAAGGCGCAACCAGATTGATTGCCTTTGCCCATTTCATGAAAAGCGCGGCAAATATGTCAAGGCGCTCGCGCGTTTCACGTGAAACGTTCTGCATGCTCATTCGCTCTACGATGCCTCACTCAAGACTCTTGCCGACTTGCGCACCAATGCAAGCAGGAGCGTGACAGCCGCCGGCGTCATACCCTCAATCTTCGCCGCTTGTGCAATCGTCCTCGGCTTCAGTCGCACCAGTTTCTGCTTAAGCTCATTCGACAGGCCCGATATGGTCATGAAGTCGAAGCTCTCTGGGATGGTAAGCGCCTCATCTCTCTGGGCCGAGCGGATATCGTTGGACTGCCGATCCATATAGACAGCATATCCCGCCTCGATCTCGAGCGCGTCGCCCACCGCGGGCGACAAGCACGCAAGTTCCGGCCATACGTCGCGCAATCCCGCGATGAATGTGTCCGGATAGGACAACAGCTCGTAAGCGCTCCGGCGCTGACCATCCTTGTTTAGTTTCAGCCCGTGTCGTTCCGCTTCGTTCGGCGTCAGCGACAGCGAGCGCAAAAGCAGGCGGCCCTCTTCCATGTCCTGCCGGAAACGACCAAATTTCTCCGCCCGCGCGCCGCCGACGATTCCAAGCGACTGACCGAGTTCCGTCAGCCGCATATCGGCGTTGTCGGCCCGCAGCGAAAGCCTGAATTCGGCACGCGACGTGAACATTCGATAGGGCTCAGTCACGCCACGGCTGATCAAGTCGTCAATCATTACGCCGATATAGGAGTCGGTGCGGCTAAAGATATGCGGCTCAAGACCCTGAGCGCGCCGAGCTGCATTGAGGCCACCAACCAGGCCCTGTGCGCCGGCCTCCTCATAGCCCGTTGTACCGTTGATCTGGCCGACGAGATACAGCCCCCTGATGGCTCGAGTTTCCAGCCAAGGCTGCAACTCGCGCGGATCAACATGGTCATACTCGATCGCATAGCCCGGGTGGAAGATCTCGACCCGCTCCAGGCCGGGAATGGTCCGTATGAATTCTTCCTGGATCTCCGCAGGAAGCGAAGTCGATATGCCGTTCGGGTAGACTGTAGGATCATCGAGCCCTTCCGGCTCCAGGAAGATCTGATGGCCATCGCGTTCACCGAACCGGACAATCTTGTCCTCGATCGATGGGCAGTAACGAGGCCCGACACCCTCGATCTGCCCGGAATACATCGCCGAGCGATGGATGTTGTCGGCGATGATCTGATGCGTCCTGGACGTGGTCCGCGTTACGCCACAGGCGATCTGCCGGTTGGTGATGCGGTCGGTCATGAATGAAAACGGGGAGGGGATATCATCCGCCTCTTGGCTACCGATTGATGCCCAGTCGATCGTCTTGCCGTTGAGCCGCGCCGGCGTTCCCGTTTTCAGGCGACCAAGGGCAAGCCCAAAGCGCTTCAATGTTCCGGAAAGACCCAAGGATGGTGCCTCGCCAGTCCGCCCGGCAGGGGTCTTCTGGTCACCGATATGAATCAGACCGCGAAGGAAGGTACCTGTCGCCAACACGACGGAACGACAGCTAATACGCCGTCCATCCGCTAAAACGATACCCGTGAGCTCATTGCCCTTGTCGATCTCTATATCGAAGGCATCGCCTTCGACAACGATAAGTCCAGCATGCTCCCCGATTTCGCGCTGCATTGCTTCGCGATAGAGGCGTCGGTCGGCCTGGGTGCGAGGCCCGCGAACAGCGGGACCCTTCTTGCGATTTAACAGCCTGAACTGGATACCGGCAGCGTCCGCAACGCGTCCCATCAATCCATCCAGTGCGTCGATCTCGCGAACGAGATGACCTTTGCCCAGACCGCCGATTGCGGGGTTGCAGGACATGACTCCGATCGTGTCTCGTCGGTGCGTGACCAATGCGACGGACGCGCCCGCACGCGCAGCAGCACTTGCCGCCTCGCATCCCGCGTGGCCACCGCCAACAACAACGACATCGAAGGTCATGTCACTCATGGAAACCTCGCGTGTTTCACGTGAATCATTTGCCGATACAGAATTTGGAGAAGATCACATCCAGCAGATCCTCAACATCAACACGGCCGGTAATTCTGCCCAGTTCGTTTCCGGCGGCGCGCAGCGCATCTGCCTTCAACTCCAGTCGAGGTTCCTCTAGTGCATCTTGGAGAAATTTGGAAGCCGAACTTATATAAGTGATGTGACGTTCCTTGCCGCCGAGATCCGCGTTTACTGCCGCCGACCTCGCATGCGAGACAATCACCTCCCGCAATTCATCCAGTCCCGCAAGGGTGACGCACGATATGCACAGATAGAAATCCGCGGCCGCCTGGAAAAGGTCAGCTTTGGTGCCAATCCTGAGCGTCGGTACGGCGATATCTTCATATCGTTCTGCCAGCGAATCCAACGCGGTCAGATGCAATACGAGATCGGCATTGGCTGCGGCATTGCGGGCGCGGCGAATTCCCTCTCGCTCGACGATGTCATCGGCGTCGCGAATGCCGGCTGTATCGTAGAGCCGGATCAAATAGCCTTCCATATCGAGGTCTACCGAAAGCACGTCGCGGGTTGTGCCGGCAATATCGGTCACGATCGCAACATCCCGCTCAGCCATCGCATTCATCAGGCTTGACTTGCCGGCGTTCGGCGCGCCGATGATCGCCACCTTGAAGCCGTTGCGTATGATCTCTGCAGATGCCGTCGCACGTGCCGCCTGCGCCATTTCCGATGCAAGGACCTCAAGATCGACCGACACAAGGTCCATCGCCGACGAGGGAGCATCCTCCTCATCGGCAAAGTCCAGCTCGGCTTCGATCATGGCCCGCGCATAAGTCAGGCGATCTGCCCAGCCCGTGTATCGCTGGGATACGACGCCGAAGCCGATCTGAAGTGCCAGCTTTCGCTGCATTTCAGTCTCGGCCGATACGAGATCTGCGAGACCCTCTACCTCCACAAGATCCAAACGGCCATTTTCGAAGGCGCGCCGTGAGAATTCTCCGGCCTCAGCCTGCCGAAGGCCTAGTTTGAGAAGGCTCTGGCCTATGGCGTTGACCACCGCCCGGCTGCCGTGAACCTGTAACTCCGCGCAATCCTCTCCAGTAAAAGAATTGGGAGCGGAAAAATAAAGGACCAACCCTTCGTCCAGGAGATCACCGTTACGGCTCCGAATCTTTCTCAGTGATGCTGTGCGTGCAGATGGCACGCCACCGACGAGCGCTGTCAGTGCGGCGGCAGTCGCAGGGCCACTCACTCGTATGACGGCAATTCCAGCCGGAACTTGTCCGCTCGACAATGCAAAGATTGTTCCCTGCGTCATGATGCTGTGGCCTCGATATCCAAAAGACAAAAGGCGCCCGAAGAATCGAGCGCCTTGATAGATAGATCGTGAATCCGGCTAAGGATTACGTATTCATCGAGTCGAAGAAGTCACCATTGTTCTTGGTCTGCTTCAACTTGTCGATGAGGAATTCGATTGCGTCGGTCGTGCCCATCGGTGCCAGAATACGGCGGAGCACGAAGATCTTCTGCAGATCCTGGCGCGGAACAAGCAGGTCTTCCTTACGCGTGCCGGATTTGAGAATGTCCATCGCCGGGAAGATGCGCTTGTCGGCAACCTTGCGGTCGAGCACGATTTCGGAGTTGCCGGTACCCTTGAACTCTTCGAAGATGACTTCGTCCATGCGGCTGCCGGTATCGATGAGTGCCGTCGCGATGATCGTCAGCGAACCGCCCTCTTCAATATTGCGCGCGGCACCGAAGAAACGCTTCGGCCGCTGCAGCGCATTCGCATCCACACCACCGGTCAGAACCTTGCCGGAAGACGGAACGACCGTGTTATAGGCGCGACCGAGACGGGTGATCGAGTCGAGAAGGATAACGACATCACGCCCATGCTCGACAAGGCGCTTTGCCTTCTCGATCACCATCTCAGCGACCTGCACGTGACGCACTGCGGGTTCGTCGAAGGTCGAGGAAACCACTTCGCCCTTCACCGAGCGCTGCATGTCCGTCACTTCTTCCGGGCGTTCGTCGATCAAAAGCACGATCAGATAGCATTCCGGATGGTTCGCCGTGATCGAATGGGCGATATTCTGCAACAGCACGGTCTTACCCGTGCGAGGAGGCGCAACGATCAGACCGCGCTGACCCTTGCCGAGCGGCGCCACCAGGTCGATCACGCGGGCAGACAGATCCTTCGACGTCGGGATGTCGAGTTCCATCTTGAAGCGCTCGTTCGGATAAAGCGGCGTCAGATTGTCGAAATGAACCTTGTGCCGGATCTTCTCCGGATCGTCGAAATTGATCGTATTGACCTTGAGCAGGGCGAAATAGCGTTCGCCTTCCTTCGGGCCGCGGATCGGACCTTCCACCGTGTCGCCGGTCTTCAGCGAGAAGCGGCGGATCTGCGAGGGAGAAATATAGATGTCGTCCGGGCCCGGAAGGTAGTTCGCGTTGGCCGAACGAAGGAAGCCGAAACCGTCCTGCAGAACTTCGACGACGCCCTCGCCAATGATCTCCACATCCTGACTTGCCAGAACCTTCAGGATTGCAAACATCAGCTCCTGCTTGCGCATCGTGCTGGCGTTTTCGACCTCCAGCGACTCTGCGAAGGTCAGCAAATCAGTCGGAGATTTGCTCTTGAGTTCTTGAAGCTTCATTTCAGCCATGAAGGGGAGACCACTTAAGAAAAATAAAGGGAAAGATGGGCGTGTGGGTGAGAAGTTCGCTACCGCGGAGACATATCCGGGGACAACGACAGGTTACACGCATGCCACGAGATGGAGGTGGCGAGAAAATAGCGATTCCCCAATCAGCCCGCAAGGGGCATCTGAATAAAAAGCGCAATACCTCTCAGAACGGCTTCACGATGACGAGGATGACGATGACAATCATCAGGATCGTCGGCACCTCGTTCCATATTCTCCAATAGCTTGCCGCCCCGCGCGGGCGGTCTGCGGCAAAATCGCGGACTGCACGGCTGAAGAACATATGCACCGCTGTCAGCCCCACCACCATAGCAATCTTGAGATGCAGCCAACCGCCTTGGAAACCGTAGATGTCCCACGCGAGATAGAGCCCCAGAACCCAGCTGACCATCATGGCGGGGTTCATGATCACCTTCAGGAGCCGCCGTTCCATCATCTTGAAGGTTTCCGACCGGTCCGATCCTATCTCCGCATCGGTGTGATAGATGAACAGTCGCGGCAGATACAGCAGCCCCGCCATCCAGGACATCACCGCAATCACGTGAAACGCCTTCACGTAGAGGAAGAAATCGTCCGGCTGAAGCACATAGGTGCCCCCAAGGATCAGCAGGAATACCGCAAGCGCAATGAAAGCCCGCGTCTTCGCCTTCGCGCCGGCATCCTTTGGCCCCGATCCGTCATGCGGTGACATCGGCCTGCCCCCTGACGCGCCTGACAAGAGCTGCAACATTCTCCGGATCCGCCTCCGGCGTGATGCCGTGGCCGAGGTTGAAGATCAGCGGACCGTGACCGAGAGCCTGAAGGATCGCATCGATGCCATCGGTCAAAGCCCGGCCGCCCGCCACAACCCGCATCGGATCGAGATTACCCTGAACCGGGCCTTCCTTCTGCAGCTCGACCGCAAAGGACAGAGGCACGCTCCAGTCGAGCCCGATCGCATCCGCGCCGGTCTTCTGCCGATAATGGCGCAGGTTCATCCCCGCGCCCTTGGCAAAGGCGATGATACGCGCCTGAGGCCGCTGGCTGCGGACGATCTCGATCATCCTGGCAACCGGCTTGATCGCGAAGTCTTCGAACTCCTCCTCTCCGAGCACGCCTGCCCACGAATCGAAGATCTGCACCGCATCGGCACCGGCGTCGATCTGGGCGATCAGATATTCGGCGGAGATTTCTGCAAGAAAAGCCAGCAGATATTCAAGTGTTGCCCGATCGCGATAGCCGAACAGACGTGCAGGCGCCTGATCCGGTGTGCCATGACCGGCAATCATATAGGTTGCTACCGTCCAGGGCGCCCCGCAGAAGCCGAGCAGCGCCGTTTCCGGAGGGAGTTCATCTCTCAAGCGCCGAACCGTCTCTATGACCGGTGACAGATGCTTCAGCGCGCCATCGTTTTTCAAGGCTCGGATACCCGCCGCGTCGATCGGGTCCATCTGAGGCCCTTCGCCGGGCGTAAAACGCACATTCCGCTTCAGTGCATCCGGTATGACCAGAATATCCGAAAACAGGATGGCCGCATCGAAACCGTAACGCCTGATCGGCTGGAGCGTAACCTCGACTGCCAGATCAGGCCTGTAACAGAGATCGAGGAAACCGCCTGCCTCTGCGCGCGTTGCCCTGTATTCCGGCAGGTAACGTCCTGCCTGCCTCATGAGCCAGAGAGGTGGCGGCGTTATCGTCTTGCCCTCGAGCACCTCAACGATCTTGCGTCGCATGGCTACCAATATCGATCCCTCATATAAAAAATCTAATTTCTAAAAGGTTTCTATTTCTTAGACTCGGTGGGTATCAAGGATTAAAGTCGGTTCACAGATTAACCAGTCGCCGTTGCGCTTCGTGGATGTGATCGCATAATCTCCAGAGCAGAGCGGGGATTATGCTTTGAGGATCGAATTTTCCTTTTGAATTCAGCCTCATAGGCGAGAGGTCGATCAACGATTTTTGATGAACAACATGTGGATAACTTTGGACGCCATGATCTTTATCCACGCAAATCACATCCGGCTCGTTCAGCAATCTGATCAAATGCTCGCTGTGGAGAACTCGGCAGTTTTCCAAGGCCCGATCCCCGGCGGACGGAACTCCGGTCGCCTGTCCCGACTTATCAACAGACGGTAAAGAATAGCGTGGAGAACCGGAAAAATTTCTTCCACTTGCACCTGGTTTCTGACTCGACAGGGGAGACCTTGATCTCGGCCGGCAGGGCCGCGGCGGCACAGTTTCAGAACAGCTATGCCCTCGAACATGTGTATCCGCTGATCAGAAACCGCAAACAGTTGGCAAAGGTGCTGGACGCGATCGATGCCGAACCCGGCATCGTCCTCTACACCATTGTCGATCAGGATCTTGCGTCGCTGATCGATTTGCGCTGCCGTGAAATGGGGGTTCCCTGTGTCAGCGTCCTTGAACCCGTGATCACGCTGTTTCAGGCCTTCCTCGGCGCGCCGTCACGCCGTCGCGTCGGTGCCCAGCATGCGCTGAACGAAGAATATTTTGCCCGCATCGAGGCGCTGAACTTCGCCATGGATCACGACGATGGCCAGATGCCGGAAACCTACGACGAAGCCGACGTGGTGCTGATCGGGATCAGTCGCACATCCAAGACGCCCACCAGCATCTATCTCGCCAATCGTGGTATCAAGACTGCGAATATCCCGATCGTACCCGGGGTCGAATTGCCTGCTTCGCTTTATCTCGCAACCCGTCCGCTGATCGTCGGCCTGATCGCCACCACCGATCGCATTTCCCAGGTACGCGAAAACCGCGAGCTCGGCAGCTCCCAGGGCCTCGATCGCAATACCTATACGGACCGGGCCAGCATCAACGAGGAATTGAAATACGCGAGATCGCTATGTGCCCGTAACAACTGGCCGATCATCGATGTATCAAGGCGCTCCATCGAGGAGACGGCAGCGGCGATTCTTGCGCTGCGTCCAAGGCTCAGATAAGCGGATCATCATCACAATCTGGAGATGGTAGCCGACGTGTCCCTTGTTCTTGCCTCGTCCAGCCCGTTTAGGCGCATGCTCATGGAAAACGCCGGCCTGAAATTCGAATGGCAGGCGGCCGAAATCGACGAGCGGACAATCGAAGCTTCGATAGAGGAAAGAAGCCCCGATAAGGTGGCTATCGTGCTGGCCGGTGCCAAGGCGCTGGATGTCTCTCGCCACTTTCCGTCTGCACTCGTCATCGGTTCAGACCAGACGATGTCGCTCGGCGATCGGGTCTATCACAAGGCGGCGGACAGGGCAGGCGCGAAGGATACGCTGATGTCGCTCTCCGGACGTACCCATCGCCTGAACAGCGCGGTGGTCATCGCCCGCGATGGACAGATTATCTGGGAACATGTGTCCCATGCGCTGTTGACTGCCCGCGTCTTCAATGAGGATTTTGTCGAACGCTATCTCGATCGCGTCGGCGACAAGGCCTTGACCAGCGTCGGTGCCTACCAGCTGGAAGGGGAGGGCATCCAGCTGTTCTCGTCCATCGACGGGGATTATTTTACAATCCTCGGCCTGCCCATGCTGCCTCTCCTGGCGGAACTGCGTAATCTGCGAGCGATCGATGCCTGACTCTCACCGTATAAATGCCCCGGCAGCCTTCGTGACCGGCTGGCCGATCAAGCATTCCCGTTCGCCGATCATTCATGGTTATTGGCTGAAACACTATGGGCTTCAGGGAAGCTACGATCCCGTTGCCGTGACGCCCGAGGATTTCGCATGCTTCATCACATCCCTGAAGGAAGGCACTTCGGGTTTTGTCGGCGGAAATGTCACGATCCCCCACAAGGAGGCCGCCTGCCTTCTCGCCGACCATCTCGACGAACTGGCCAGCGAAATTGGCGCAGCCAACACGCTATGGCGCGAGGATGGAAGGATTTACGCCACCAACACGGATGGCTACGGCTTCGTGTCCAATCTCGACCATCAGGTTCCCGGCTGGGACAAGGCGGATCGGGCGGTCATCCTTGGTGCCGGCGGTGCAAGCCGGGCAGTCGTCCAGTCGGTTCGCGACCGCGGTGTGAAAGAGATTCATATCGTCAATCGCACCATGCCGCGTGCGAGGGAACTGGCAGACCGGTTCGGCAAGAGCATCCACGCCCATGGTCTACCCGCGCTGGCCGAGGTCGTGCAGGGCGCCGGCCTGTTCATCAACACAACCTCGCTCGGCATGGACGGGCTTGAATCGATCGACATCGATTTCTCGGAAATGGCCACAGGCGCACTGGTGACGGATATCGTCTATGTGCCGCTGGAGACGCCGATCCTCAGACAGGCACGGGAGCAGGGTTATGCAACCGCCGACGGTTTGGGAATGCTTTTGCATCAGGCCGTTCCTGGGTTTGAAAAATGGTTCGGCACGCGCCCCGAGGTCGATGAAACGCTACGTCAGCTTATCGTCGACGATATCAAGGTAGAGCCATGATCCTGATTGGTCTGACCGGCTCCATAGGCATGGGCAAGTCGACCACGGCCGGCATGTTCAAGGCGCTCGGCATACCGGTCAATGATTCCGATGCCGTTGTGCACGATCTCTACCGGACCGATGCGGTTGAGCCGGTCGGCTCAGCCTTTCCGGGAACGGTCCGAGACGGCGAAATCGATCGCGCCGAACTGTCGCGCCAGCTTGTCGATCGACCGGGTGGTTTCAAGCTCTTGGAATCCATCGTCCATCCTCTGGTCCGCGAGCGCGAGAGACGGTTCATCGCGGCGCAGCGTGCCGCGGGCGCCGATATTGTCGTTCTCGACATACCGCTGCTTTTCGAGACCGGGAGCGAGGATCGCGTGGACACTATTGTCGTCGTGACCTGCGATCCACAGATACAGAGGCAGCGTGTTCTTGCCAGGCCGGGCATGAGCGAGGAAAAATTCCGGCTGATCCTCGATCGCCAGATGCCTGATTCGCAAAAGCGGGCCCGCGCAGATTTCCTGATCGACACCGGCCACGGCCTCGAAGCGGCAAAGCAGCGGGTGGAAGAGATTATCGGCCTTCTGCGGTCGGGACTACGGAGCGAGAGAAATGCGTGAAATCATTTTCGATACGGAAACCACCGGTCTTGAATCTAAGCAGGACAGGGTGATCGAAATCGGTGGTGTGGAACTGGTGAACCATTTCCCCACCGGCAGGACGCTGCATCTCTATATCAATCCTGGCGACCGCAAGATTCATCCGGACGCCTTGGCTGTGCACGGCATCACCGAGGAATTCCTCAAGGACAAACCGCCATTTGCTGCGGTTGCCCAGGAGATCATAGATTTTTTCGACGGGGCGAAGTGGGTGGCGCATAACGCCAACTTCGACATGGGCTTCATCAATGCGGAGTTTGACCGGTTGGGTCTGCCGCCGGTATCCGCCGAGCATGTGGTCGATACGCTGGCTTTGGCCCGCCGCAAGCATCCGATG
Protein-coding sequences here:
- a CDS encoding ParA family protein: MLGKRRIITIANQKGGVGKTTTAINLATALAAIGERVLIVDLDPQGNASTGLGIDRRDRKISSYDILVDAASVREAAVETAVPNLSIVPSTMDLLGFEMEISQSQDRAYRLKKALVTDGAGDFSYILLDCPPSFNLLTMNAMAAADSVLVPLQCEFFALEGLSQLLETVDQVRRTVNPQLDIQGIVLTMFDARNNLAQQVVSDVRTYLGEKVYQTLIPRNVRVSEAPSYGKPAILYDLKCAGSQAYLQLASEVIQRERQRKVAA
- a CDS encoding ParB/RepB/Spo0J family partition protein, coding for MSDDISKRRLGRGLAALIGEMDQPMPASGSASTNVSADRLVPIENITRNPRNPRRHFDENELQDLASSIRQHGIVQPVVTRLLADNQYEIIAGERRWRAAQLAGLVEVPVIVRNVDDRTALEIAIVENVQRSDLNPLEEALGYEQLIAEHGYTQNDLGDIIGKSRSHVANSLRLLKLPSPVRDMLSSGTLSAGHARALIPTSDPTALAKAVVAKGMSVRDAERLAQNDIRSQSEPQTVAKSEKDSDTLALERTLTDSLGLEVKISHKGGPGQIRISYKSLDQLEEICRLLERR
- the holA gene encoding DNA polymerase III subunit delta codes for the protein MAEIKSHEFERFLDKGAELYRFYVVYGPDRGLVSERAGLLAKRSGVSLDDPFALLKLDVADLQGSPGRLLDEVNALGLFGGDKLIWLRGVNNEKPVLDAVQAILEQGTPANTLLIEAGDLKKGSGLRKIVEPSRSVAVIPCYADDVRALNALIDTELALESLTITNDARKQLIDQLGGDRVASRNEIRKLALYCRGMGRIEEHHVDEIIGDASNISADDAVDAILTGDLPAFNRAFQKILTSKTPLFLILQSCLKQFQLLDLMKIEMEEKRTPAGQVMLTLGRHIHFKRKPVLERALAAWRPDVVTREAERIQSAVLMSRQRQSLEPSIVFHALLAAAVQASRR
- the rsmG gene encoding 16S rRNA (guanine(527)-N(7))-methyltransferase RsmG is translated as MSMQNVSRETRERLDIFAALFMKWAKAINLVAPSTKEDVWSRHIWDSAQIFNLAPQAATWVDLGSGGGFPGVITAIMMAELGDGWVHLVESNQKKASFLRVALSSTGARGSIHSIRAEDAPAVIPECDYVSARALADLDKLLGYASPWMIGRSSTAFFHKGRDYQKELSKAHSGWDFDLVKHQSSIQADSVILEIGNLRRRMP
- the mnmG gene encoding tRNA uridine-5-carboxymethylaminomethyl(34) synthesis enzyme MnmG, which codes for MSDMTFDVVVVGGGHAGCEAASAAARAGASVALVTHRRDTIGVMSCNPAIGGLGKGHLVREIDALDGLMGRVADAAGIQFRLLNRKKGPAVRGPRTQADRRLYREAMQREIGEHAGLIVVEGDAFDIEIDKGNELTGIVLADGRRISCRSVVLATGTFLRGLIHIGDQKTPAGRTGEAPSLGLSGTLKRFGLALGRLKTGTPARLNGKTIDWASIGSQEADDIPSPFSFMTDRITNRQIACGVTRTTSRTHQIIADNIHRSAMYSGQIEGVGPRYCPSIEDKIVRFGERDGHQIFLEPEGLDDPTVYPNGISTSLPAEIQEEFIRTIPGLERVEIFHPGYAIEYDHVDPRELQPWLETRAIRGLYLVGQINGTTGYEEAGAQGLVGGLNAARRAQGLEPHIFSRTDSYIGVMIDDLISRGVTEPYRMFTSRAEFRLSLRADNADMRLTELGQSLGIVGGARAEKFGRFRQDMEEGRLLLRSLSLTPNEAERHGLKLNKDGQRRSAYELLSYPDTFIAGLRDVWPELACLSPAVGDALEIEAGYAVYMDRQSNDIRSAQRDEALTIPESFDFMTISGLSNELKQKLVRLKPRTIAQAAKIEGMTPAAVTLLLALVRKSARVLSEAS